The following are encoded in a window of Kaistia algarum genomic DNA:
- a CDS encoding ParB/RepB/Spo0J family partition protein, whose amino-acid sequence MTTIHVPLNLIDIPADRLRALDAEWVEALAMMMRQEGQLQPITLRPSGDRYSLVFGEHRFAAVARNGWADIEASVREMTDDEARLAEIDENLIRRELGPLDRALFLAERKRVWERLHPQTRDGGDRKSSEFKAKNQIAKLAMRFSEEVAEKVGLSERSVQRACDIASGLRPDAVTDIRRTYLANHQRDLEAFSKLSPDSQRIALEKLTSGEAETIKAAFAEPGERIGPPPVTSEKMLGLWSRMAAKEKRRFLETIGVDADAHDRIVNPRRREVR is encoded by the coding sequence ATGACGACGATTCACGTCCCACTCAACCTGATCGACATCCCCGCTGACCGCCTTCGCGCGCTCGATGCCGAATGGGTCGAAGCGCTGGCCATGATGATGCGCCAGGAAGGCCAATTGCAGCCGATCACGCTTCGGCCGAGCGGCGATCGGTACTCGCTGGTCTTCGGGGAACACCGTTTCGCTGCCGTCGCCCGCAATGGCTGGGCGGATATCGAGGCCAGCGTTCGGGAAATGACCGACGACGAGGCCCGCCTCGCCGAAATCGACGAGAACTTGATCCGCCGCGAACTCGGTCCGCTCGATCGGGCGCTGTTCCTGGCGGAGCGCAAGCGCGTTTGGGAGCGGCTTCACCCGCAAACGCGGGACGGTGGCGACCGTAAGTCCTCGGAATTCAAGGCGAAAAATCAGATCGCCAAGTTGGCGATGCGGTTTTCTGAGGAAGTTGCGGAGAAAGTCGGGCTATCCGAACGTTCCGTGCAGCGCGCCTGCGACATCGCCTCCGGCCTCCGCCCTGATGCCGTCACCGACATCCGTCGCACCTATCTGGCGAACCATCAACGCGATCTCGAAGCCTTCTCGAAGCTCTCGCCCGACAGCCAGAGGATCGCGCTGGAGAAGCTGACATCCGGCGAGGCGGAGACCATCAAGGCCGCCTTCGCCGAGCCGGGCGAGCGCATCGGACCGCCGCCGGTAACGAGCGAAAAAATGCTCGGTCTCTGGTCCCGCATGGCTGCGAAGGAGAAGCGACGCTTCCTGGAGACGATCGGTGTCGATGCTGACGCGCACGATCGTATCGTCAATCCGCGCAGGCGGGAGGTCCGCTAG
- a CDS encoding transposase domain-containing protein: protein MREWFSPDDILSVGSASLPDSVRGFNKLVLRDGWRTDRKRARTAERQGGGWEYHLSLLPIDAQRRLIEAERAGDEDAVEASLSLVWQAFEALPQKAKDEAASRLAAVDLVETLSPQIGRQSAISQVSARTCTPVRTLYRWLQTAAAVARADRLAALAPQRKGGTAKADCDPRAWDYLVADYMRKSQPAFEACYGRMLDAAREHGWSPIPSAKTLKRRLDAQFPPSVQALARKGTRAASAIFPHQTRDRSIFHAMEAVNADGHRFDVFVRWQDGTIGRVMMTAFQDLHSGMIVAHRLDRSENWTAVRLCLADMIEAYGVPDHVVFDNGRHFASHWLTNGAKTRFRFKMRDDKPDGVLVALGVQVHFATPYHGQAKPIERAFRDMCEEIAKHPKCEGAYTGNSPVAKPENYGKRAIPIDDFAALVKAEIARHNARQGRRSAVCNGRSFAETFRESLEAPGTLVRRATAEQRRLFLLGAEGVTCLRPTGEIHLANNRYWAEPLADLAGRRVTVRFDPQNLHLPVAIYRQDGSFLCEADCIDKTGFFDSEAASDHSRRKRQFVKARRAVLDMEQRLTIDEAAAFLPAPPPIEPVMPKVVRMVAGAGSRPGQAEVWDSEAFGRAVRMLEGDVVPFRQKEDGGGR from the coding sequence ATGAGAGAGTGGTTCTCGCCCGACGACATTCTATCTGTCGGATCGGCATCCCTGCCGGACAGCGTCCGTGGCTTCAACAAGCTGGTGCTGCGGGACGGCTGGCGAACCGATCGCAAGCGCGCCCGCACGGCCGAACGCCAGGGCGGCGGCTGGGAGTATCATCTATCCCTCCTGCCCATCGACGCGCAGCGTCGCCTTATCGAGGCGGAGCGCGCTGGCGACGAAGACGCGGTCGAAGCCAGTTTGAGCCTCGTTTGGCAGGCTTTCGAGGCCTTGCCGCAGAAGGCGAAGGACGAGGCGGCATCACGCCTTGCCGCCGTCGATCTCGTAGAGACGCTGTCGCCTCAGATCGGCCGTCAATCCGCCATTTCTCAGGTTTCCGCCCGCACCTGCACGCCCGTCCGCACCCTCTATCGCTGGCTTCAGACGGCGGCGGCCGTCGCCCGTGCCGACCGGCTTGCCGCGCTGGCGCCGCAGCGTAAGGGCGGCACGGCAAAGGCCGACTGCGATCCACGCGCCTGGGACTATCTCGTCGCGGACTATATGCGGAAATCCCAGCCAGCCTTTGAGGCCTGCTATGGTCGGATGCTCGACGCCGCGCGCGAGCATGGATGGTCGCCGATCCCCTCGGCGAAGACGCTCAAGCGCCGTCTGGATGCGCAGTTCCCGCCGAGCGTCCAGGCGCTTGCCCGCAAGGGGACGCGGGCCGCGAGCGCGATCTTCCCGCACCAGACGCGCGACCGCTCGATCTTCCACGCCATGGAGGCGGTCAACGCCGACGGTCACCGCTTCGACGTGTTCGTGCGCTGGCAGGACGGCACGATCGGCCGCGTCATGATGACGGCCTTCCAGGATCTCCATTCCGGCATGATCGTCGCGCATCGGCTCGACCGTTCCGAGAACTGGACGGCGGTGCGCCTCTGCCTCGCCGACATGATCGAGGCCTATGGCGTGCCGGACCATGTCGTGTTCGACAATGGTCGCCACTTCGCCTCGCATTGGCTGACAAACGGGGCGAAGACGCGGTTCCGCTTCAAGATGCGCGACGACAAGCCAGACGGTGTGCTCGTGGCGCTCGGCGTCCAGGTCCATTTCGCGACGCCCTATCACGGCCAGGCCAAGCCGATCGAGCGCGCCTTCCGCGACATGTGCGAGGAGATCGCCAAGCACCCGAAATGCGAGGGCGCCTATACCGGCAACAGCCCGGTCGCAAAGCCGGAGAACTACGGCAAGCGGGCCATCCCGATCGACGATTTCGCGGCGCTGGTGAAGGCGGAGATCGCCCGGCACAACGCTCGACAGGGCCGTCGTTCCGCCGTCTGCAATGGCAGGTCCTTCGCCGAAACCTTCCGCGAGAGCCTGGAGGCGCCGGGGACGCTGGTCCGCCGGGCGACAGCCGAACAGCGCCGGCTCTTCCTGCTCGGCGCCGAGGGCGTCACCTGCCTCCGCCCGACCGGCGAGATCCACCTCGCCAACAACCGCTACTGGGCCGAACCGCTCGCCGACCTCGCCGGGCGTCGGGTCACGGTCCGCTTCGATCCGCAGAATTTGCACCTGCCCGTCGCGATCTACCGGCAGGACGGATCGTTCCTCTGCGAGGCGGACTGCATCGACAAGACGGGGTTCTTCGACAGCGAGGCGGCCTCGGACCATAGCCGCCGCAAACGTCAGTTCGTGAAGGCTCGCCGCGCCGTGCTGGACATGGAGCAGCGCCTCACCATCGACGAGGCCGCCGCCTTCCTGCCGGCGCCGCCGCCGATCGAGCCCGTCATGCCGAAGGTCGTCCGCATGGTTGCCGGTGCTGGTTCACGGCCAGGCCAAGCCGAAGTCTGGGACAGCGAGGCCTTCGGCCGTGCCGTCCGGATGCTGGAGGGGGACGTCGTGCCCTTCCGGCAAAAAGAAGACGGGGGCGGCCGCTAG
- a CDS encoding AAA family ATPase has translation MSETSGQEPAGGWGEPKGSPKLLDADLRDWREVRGQIVAHAMTQNLTRSDVARGSTIPLPTLTQWIDGTYAGSYINTTERVRRYLLTMEGARQQVLALTALKAPGFVETPSSRELIDTLAYAQSSPELIVATMAAGMGKTTTCREYASGRSAVFVVTMRPTTSGVHAMLQELAQALEVPERNPARLDRSIGERLKRNGRHTLLIVDEAQNLADKSVDQLRYFLDLYGCGIALVGNEEVYTRFGKPEPRAGYGQIHRRVGKRMQRMAPLDGDIAALLDAWEVEDGECRRLLAAIGRKPGTLGQIDKTLRLAAMIAAGGGTPVVADHIRSAWRNRSGEAI, from the coding sequence ATGTCGGAAACTTCGGGACAAGAGCCGGCGGGCGGCTGGGGCGAGCCGAAAGGATCGCCAAAGCTGTTGGACGCCGATTTGCGGGACTGGCGCGAGGTGCGTGGTCAGATCGTCGCCCATGCCATGACGCAGAACCTGACGCGCTCGGATGTCGCCCGCGGGTCGACCATTCCCTTACCCACGCTGACGCAGTGGATCGACGGCACCTATGCCGGTTCCTACATCAATACGACGGAGCGCGTGCGTCGCTATCTGTTGACGATGGAGGGCGCGCGCCAACAGGTGCTCGCCCTGACCGCGCTGAAGGCGCCCGGCTTCGTCGAGACGCCGTCGTCCCGCGAGCTGATCGACACGCTCGCCTACGCGCAATCCTCGCCCGAACTGATCGTTGCCACGATGGCGGCCGGCATGGGTAAGACCACCACCTGCCGCGAATATGCGTCGGGTCGCTCGGCCGTCTTCGTCGTCACGATGCGGCCGACGACGTCAGGCGTGCACGCGATGCTCCAGGAGCTGGCGCAGGCGCTTGAGGTGCCGGAGCGCAACCCCGCGCGGCTCGACCGCTCCATCGGCGAGCGGCTGAAGCGCAACGGCCGCCATACGCTGCTGATCGTCGACGAGGCGCAGAACCTTGCCGACAAGAGCGTCGATCAGCTCCGCTACTTCCTCGATCTCTATGGCTGCGGCATCGCGCTGGTCGGCAATGAGGAGGTCTATACGCGCTTCGGCAAGCCGGAGCCGCGCGCCGGCTACGGCCAGATCCATCGCCGTGTCGGCAAGCGGATGCAACGGATGGCGCCGCTCGACGGCGACATCGCCGCCTTGCTCGACGCCTGGGAGGTAGAAGACGGGGAATGCCGCCGCCTGCTCGCGGCGATCGGCCGGAAGCCGGGCACGCTCGGCCAAATCGACAAGACCTTGCGCCTCGCCGCGATGATCGCGGCCGGCGGCGGCACCCCTGTCGTTGCCGACCATATCCGCTCGGCCTGGCGCAACCGTTCCGGGGAGGCGATCTGA
- a CDS encoding helix-turn-helix domain-containing protein, with translation MNLPLVHVERPAAEPPRKIGVNRAALFARLASGSKSPRRALAALMRLGALDRPRRARVIPIRAVPGSQISAAEIIAEIASGLGLTVNDILSRSRGRTLSQARHEAMYEVARRTRLSLPTIGRAFGDRHHATVVAAVRRHAARNHLPPARGLSPRKI, from the coding sequence ATGAACCTGCCGCTTGTTCACGTCGAGCGGCCGGCCGCCGAACCGCCTCGAAAGATCGGCGTCAATCGCGCCGCCCTGTTCGCGCGACTGGCATCCGGTAGCAAGTCACCGCGTCGGGCGCTCGCCGCACTCATGCGGCTGGGTGCCCTCGACCGACCGCGCCGGGCGCGCGTGATCCCGATCCGGGCGGTGCCCGGCTCGCAGATCAGCGCGGCCGAAATCATCGCCGAGATCGCTTCCGGTCTAGGCCTGACGGTCAACGACATCCTGTCGCGCTCGCGCGGCCGGACGCTCTCCCAGGCGCGCCATGAGGCGATGTACGAGGTCGCCCGCCGCACCCGGCTGTCCCTTCCCACGATCGGCCGCGCCTTCGGCGATCGGCACCACGCAACCGTCGTGGCGGCCGTGCGCCGGCACGCCGCCCGCAACCACCTGCCGCCAGCGCGCGGCCTTAGCCCTAGGAAGATCTGA
- a CDS encoding DUF3164 family protein encodes MTMTDIAPSAVPFPEVSPGVFDVGGKLMMVDSKNGYAPVSTVKPIDKLTDETVRKMVDHARDLSGQIARFKGHCFDDVGSLQALIAQEYKATLGGPKGNISLTTFDGRLKVTVQVADQLTFGPELQAAKRLVDACLAEWTTGSRDELVAIVNRAFSVDKEGQINRAEIFMLLRVAIEDERWQSAMRAVRDSIRIIGSKTYIRFHERESVDSAWRPITIDLAAA; translated from the coding sequence ATGACCATGACTGATATCGCCCCGAGCGCCGTGCCGTTCCCCGAGGTCTCGCCCGGCGTCTTTGACGTGGGCGGCAAGCTGATGATGGTCGACAGCAAGAACGGCTACGCCCCCGTGTCGACCGTCAAACCGATCGACAAGCTGACCGACGAGACCGTCCGCAAGATGGTCGACCATGCCCGCGACCTCTCCGGCCAGATCGCCCGGTTCAAGGGTCATTGCTTTGATGACGTCGGCTCGCTGCAGGCGCTGATCGCGCAGGAATACAAGGCCACGCTCGGCGGGCCGAAGGGAAATATCTCCCTGACCACATTCGACGGCCGTCTGAAGGTCACCGTCCAGGTCGCCGACCAGCTCACCTTCGGGCCGGAGCTGCAGGCGGCAAAGCGGCTCGTGGATGCCTGTCTGGCCGAGTGGACCACCGGCTCGCGCGACGAACTGGTGGCGATCGTCAACCGCGCCTTCTCCGTCGACAAAGAGGGCCAGATCAACCGCGCCGAGATCTTCATGCTGCTGCGCGTGGCGATCGAGGATGAGCGCTGGCAGTCGGCCATGCGGGCGGTGCGGGACTCGATCCGGATCATCGGGTCGAAGACCTATATCCGCTTCCACGAGCGCGAAAGCGTCGACAGCGCCTGGCGCCCGATCACCATCGACCTTGCTGCAGCGTGA
- a CDS encoding DUF7168 domain-containing protein, producing the protein MTDLSKLRAKLGALRAKTTANGCTEAEAMAAAEKAASLMEEHGISEADLDRGAFEEIAVELGARRSPLDAVWKTVAKFADCYGYLLRDGGRWRYVYFGREADVLIAEYVHEVVRRAAGTAVTRFKTSPAYQSRRKPKTRAQALKAFLEGFSISIQAKLIAGLWKRKGGEAGGARDLVADQQATLKAELERRGITFDNLPAVASASGKFRDSVRASGFGAAQKIAIEAGVSGPGPSPVGRLLS; encoded by the coding sequence ATGACCGATCTTTCTAAACTTCGCGCCAAGCTTGGCGCCTTGCGGGCGAAGACCACCGCCAATGGCTGCACCGAGGCCGAGGCGATGGCGGCTGCCGAAAAGGCAGCCTCCCTGATGGAAGAACATGGGATCAGCGAGGCCGATCTGGATCGCGGCGCGTTTGAGGAGATCGCCGTTGAACTCGGCGCGCGCCGCTCGCCGCTTGATGCGGTCTGGAAGACCGTTGCGAAATTCGCGGACTGCTACGGGTATCTGCTCCGCGATGGCGGGCGCTGGCGCTACGTGTATTTCGGCCGGGAAGCCGACGTGCTCATCGCGGAGTATGTCCACGAGGTCGTTCGCCGCGCAGCCGGAACCGCCGTGACCCGGTTCAAGACATCGCCGGCGTACCAGTCGCGGCGGAAGCCAAAGACGCGCGCCCAGGCGTTGAAGGCGTTTCTAGAAGGCTTTTCGATATCGATCCAGGCGAAGCTCATTGCCGGGCTTTGGAAGCGCAAGGGTGGCGAGGCCGGCGGAGCGCGTGATCTCGTTGCCGACCAGCAGGCGACGCTGAAAGCCGAGCTGGAGCGCCGCGGTATCACCTTTGACAATCTGCCAGCCGTCGCATCGGCATCGGGGAAGTTCCGCGACAGCGTGCGCGCCTCCGGCTTTGGAGCCGCGCAGAAAATCGCGATCGAGGCCGGTGTATCCGGTCCCGGACCATCGCCAGTCGGAAGGCTGCTATCGTGA
- a CDS encoding gp16 family protein, which translates to MNPNAAIHVAKKQLGLDDETYRAVLHRVTGVSSSKDMTPAQHSAVLAEFRRLGFEPTPPASRTVTSPYRPQEKTAEERSERRQRGAVHLDGPFVPKIRALWIAGWNLGVVKDRHDTALIAFVRRQTGIDHVSWVRDPKDGNKVIEAIKAWLAREAGVQWPGRGALPHSTKKAVVAAQLQIIFGLPTELDGTIYDLDTYSADLGAQIRAMKS; encoded by the coding sequence ATGAACCCGAACGCGGCGATCCATGTCGCCAAGAAGCAGCTGGGTCTCGACGACGAGACCTATCGGGCGGTGCTGCACCGCGTCACCGGTGTCAGTTCGTCGAAGGACATGACGCCGGCCCAGCATAGCGCCGTGCTCGCCGAATTCCGGCGCCTCGGCTTCGAGCCGACGCCGCCGGCCTCGCGGACCGTCACCAGTCCTTATCGGCCTCAGGAGAAGACCGCCGAAGAACGCAGCGAGCGGCGCCAACGCGGCGCGGTGCATCTGGACGGGCCGTTCGTCCCGAAGATCCGCGCGCTGTGGATCGCCGGCTGGAACCTCGGCGTGGTCAAGGATCGGCACGACACGGCGCTGATCGCCTTCGTCCGCCGTCAAACGGGCATCGACCACGTGTCGTGGGTCCGCGATCCGAAGGACGGCAACAAGGTGATTGAGGCTATCAAGGCCTGGCTGGCGCGCGAGGCCGGGGTGCAATGGCCCGGTCGCGGTGCACTGCCGCACTCGACCAAGAAGGCGGTCGTCGCGGCCCAGCTCCAGATCATCTTCGGCCTGCCGACCGAACTGGACGGCACGATCTATGACCTGGACACGTATAGCGCCGATCTCGGCGCCCAGATCCGGGCCATGAAATCATGA
- a CDS encoding thermonuclease family protein yields the protein MKSCFQGFWLSGFLAAALALQPTPAHPASEDRLQVGESLRVVDGDTVRLGAERIRLIGLDAPELHGKCREEKRLAMRARDRLAELLATDDVEIIRSVRLDKYRRTLAIVRADGVDVARVLISEGLARPYHGERRRSWCEGRS from the coding sequence ATGAAGTCATGCTTTCAGGGTTTCTGGCTTTCTGGCTTTCTGGCTGCCGCCTTGGCTCTTCAGCCGACACCGGCGCATCCGGCCAGCGAGGATCGCTTGCAGGTTGGCGAGTCGCTTCGCGTCGTCGATGGCGACACCGTCCGGCTCGGCGCCGAGCGCATCCGCCTGATCGGGCTCGACGCGCCGGAGCTGCACGGAAAGTGCCGGGAAGAAAAGCGTCTCGCCATGAGGGCGCGGGATCGGCTGGCCGAATTGCTGGCGACCGATGATGTCGAGATCATCCGCTCGGTCCGCCTCGACAAGTACCGGCGAACGCTGGCGATCGTCCGCGCCGACGGCGTCGATGTCGCCCGCGTGCTGATTTCGGAAGGCCTCGCCCGGCCGTATCACGGCGAGCGGCGGCGGAGCTGGTGCGAGGGCCGATCGTGA
- a CDS encoding glycoside hydrolase family 108 protein, which produces MPTPKFAACLAVTLAYEGGYSTVRADPGNWTGGKVGKGTLKGTMKGIAASAYPDLDIARLTDDEIAAIYERDYWRPIRGDSLAAGPDLATFDYGVNSGVSRAAKALQKAVGAKVDGKIGAATIYAASASEPKAVVNAICGARLSFLRSLTSWKTFGKGWGRRVGEVKARALLMAGATAEAVLTSAADETRKAANDNKASNASVAGGAVTGGTATVQAGGLDWLALGALAVAAVVLIGCGIILYRRANARREMAAAMVAVAK; this is translated from the coding sequence ATGCCGACCCCCAAATTCGCCGCCTGCCTCGCGGTCACCCTCGCTTATGAGGGCGGCTATTCGACCGTCCGCGCCGATCCGGGCAATTGGACCGGCGGGAAGGTCGGAAAGGGGACGCTCAAGGGCACCATGAAGGGGATCGCCGCTTCGGCCTATCCCGACCTCGACATTGCCCGCCTCACCGATGACGAGATCGCCGCGATCTACGAGCGCGACTATTGGCGGCCGATCCGGGGCGACAGTCTCGCCGCCGGCCCTGATCTCGCGACGTTCGATTATGGCGTGAACTCCGGCGTGTCGCGCGCGGCGAAGGCGCTGCAGAAGGCGGTCGGCGCGAAGGTCGACGGCAAGATCGGTGCCGCCACGATCTATGCGGCGTCGGCTTCCGAGCCGAAGGCGGTCGTGAATGCGATCTGCGGCGCGCGTCTGTCGTTCCTGCGTAGCCTCACCAGCTGGAAGACATTCGGCAAGGGCTGGGGCCGGCGCGTCGGCGAGGTCAAGGCGCGGGCGCTGCTGATGGCCGGCGCGACCGCCGAGGCCGTGCTCACCAGCGCCGCGGACGAGACCCGCAAGGCCGCGAACGACAACAAGGCGTCGAATGCCTCGGTCGCGGGCGGCGCGGTCACGGGCGGCACCGCCACGGTCCAGGCCGGCGGCCTCGACTGGCTGGCGCTCGGCGCCCTGGCCGTCGCGGCCGTCGTGCTGATCGGCTGCGGCATCATCCTTTATCGCCGGGCGAACGCCCGCCGCGAAATGGCGGCGGCGATGGTCGCCGTCGCGAAGTAG
- a CDS encoding VpaChn25_0724 family phage protein, whose product MSDIEQQRADTLRRKMREEARLIMLRALADEINETLTSSRLVDVLDMFGIYKERSWVHDELAWMAEAGAVTLTDAGTVKIARLTEKGSRHLDRRIAIEGIRRPSRPEV is encoded by the coding sequence ATGTCGGACATTGAGCAGCAGCGCGCTGATACGCTGCGCCGGAAGATGCGGGAGGAGGCCCGGCTGATCATGCTGCGGGCGCTCGCCGACGAGATCAACGAGACGCTGACCTCGTCGCGGCTGGTCGATGTCCTCGACATGTTCGGGATCTACAAGGAACGCTCCTGGGTACATGACGAGCTGGCATGGATGGCTGAGGCCGGCGCGGTCACGCTCACCGATGCCGGCACCGTCAAGATCGCGCGACTGACGGAGAAAGGTAGCCGTCACCTCGATCGGCGCATTGCGATCGAGGGCATCCGGCGGCCGTCGCGGCCGGAGGTGTGA
- a CDS encoding phage protein Gp27 family protein has translation MADRPEREGRGRLSSIEQLPEEAADDVIWAMQELAARKRTQTDILFEFNDRLEAKGLDPISRSAFNRRSMRMASSQRRQSERDAVLQAIGAKLSPKDINESTLILGEMLKTLIFELAEEQPENRTTKESMELSRAYLATVSGQKISADRLKLMDEYEKKTAAVIDKIAEEKGLSEEAVAQLRRDFLGVRPKEAA, from the coding sequence ATGGCCGATCGGCCGGAGCGCGAGGGCCGCGGACGTCTATCGTCGATCGAGCAGTTGCCGGAGGAAGCCGCCGACGACGTGATCTGGGCGATGCAGGAGCTGGCCGCTCGAAAGCGGACACAGACGGATATCCTGTTCGAATTCAACGATAGGCTCGAAGCCAAAGGGCTCGATCCGATCTCGCGCTCGGCCTTCAACCGGCGTTCCATGCGCATGGCCAGCAGCCAGCGTCGCCAGAGCGAGCGCGACGCCGTTTTGCAGGCGATCGGCGCGAAGCTGTCGCCGAAGGACATCAACGAGAGCACCCTGATCCTCGGCGAGATGCTGAAAACGCTGATCTTCGAACTGGCAGAGGAGCAGCCGGAAAACCGGACGACGAAGGAATCCATGGAGCTGTCGCGGGCTTACCTGGCCACCGTCTCAGGTCAAAAGATTTCGGCCGATCGCCTCAAGCTCATGGATGAGTACGAAAAGAAGACGGCTGCGGTCATCGACAAGATTGCCGAGGAGAAAGGCCTCTCGGAAGAGGCCGTGGCGCAGCTGCGCCGCGACTTCCTGGGCGTGCGGCCGAAGGAGGCAGCATGA
- a CDS encoding DUF935 domain-containing protein produces the protein MVSSILGPDGRPIERATLGQEIATPTVMGVRHTLSDGVASGLTPERLAAILKSASMGNMRDYLTLAEEMEERYLHYASQVQTRRLAIEGVEISVDALPSVAPKITDAVRALVEKPGLLDAVGAMTDGIAKGLSVVELIWEYQDGLLQPVEYKWRDPRYFQFDRASMTELRLAVDGQFDGVPLPVGKFLRHLPRTKMGIPIRRGFARAAAWGFLIQSLGLKDWAAFAEVYGMPFRIGKYHPSASEKDKRTLLRAVASIANDAAAIIPAGMEIVFQEVKGSQGEAVFGGLTGYIDKSISKLVVGQTMTSDDGASLGQAKIHNEVRLDIQRADCRQICNTLNRDLIPFFVALNFGPQANYPNVDMPVAEPEDVVALTTAVKSLVPLGLKVSQREMRERIGLSEPGTDDELLAPPSSVVPLPDDITDDGEPDPAAAKRGTVKNGKGKGGGKADPTAELAGHVGGCRCGSCLRTARLAADRPTEAVDDVQDYLDEVMEGWQPLLAPMIEKLLATADSAASFDDLLDTLHGLELDGRPLAEKLAIATSIARGLGDIKD, from the coding sequence ATGGTGAGTTCCATCCTCGGGCCGGATGGCCGCCCGATCGAGCGCGCTACGCTCGGCCAGGAGATCGCGACGCCGACGGTGATGGGCGTGCGACACACGCTGTCCGACGGTGTCGCCTCCGGCCTGACGCCGGAGCGGCTGGCGGCGATCCTGAAAAGCGCCAGCATGGGCAACATGCGCGACTATCTCACCCTCGCGGAGGAGATGGAGGAGCGCTACCTGCACTATGCCAGCCAGGTGCAGACCCGGCGCCTCGCCATTGAGGGCGTCGAGATCTCCGTCGACGCCCTGCCAAGCGTCGCACCGAAGATCACGGATGCGGTGCGCGCCCTGGTCGAGAAGCCCGGCCTGCTCGATGCGGTCGGCGCGATGACGGATGGCATCGCCAAGGGCCTCTCCGTCGTCGAGCTGATATGGGAGTACCAGGACGGCCTGCTGCAGCCGGTCGAATATAAATGGCGCGATCCACGCTATTTCCAGTTCGACCGCGCCTCCATGACCGAATTGCGCCTCGCCGTCGACGGGCAGTTCGACGGCGTGCCGCTGCCGGTGGGCAAGTTCCTGCGGCATCTGCCGCGCACCAAGATGGGCATCCCGATTCGCCGCGGCTTCGCGCGCGCCGCCGCATGGGGGTTCCTGATCCAGTCGTTGGGCCTGAAGGACTGGGCGGCCTTTGCCGAGGTTTACGGCATGCCGTTCCGGATCGGCAAATATCATCCGAGCGCTTCGGAGAAGGACAAGCGGACGCTTCTACGGGCCGTCGCCTCGATCGCCAATGACGCGGCCGCCATCATTCCGGCCGGCATGGAGATCGTGTTCCAGGAGGTGAAGGGCAGCCAGGGGGAGGCTGTGTTCGGCGGGCTCACCGGCTATATCGACAAGTCGATTTCCAAGCTCGTCGTCGGCCAGACCATGACCTCGGACGACGGCGCCTCCCTCGGGCAGGCAAAAATCCACAACGAGGTGCGCCTCGACATCCAGCGCGCCGATTGCCGCCAGATCTGCAACACGCTCAATCGCGACCTGATCCCATTCTTCGTCGCGCTGAATTTCGGGCCGCAGGCCAATTATCCCAATGTCGACATGCCGGTTGCCGAGCCGGAGGATGTTGTGGCGCTAACGACGGCGGTGAAGAGCCTCGTGCCGCTCGGCCTCAAGGTGTCGCAGCGGGAAATGCGCGAGCGCATCGGCCTCTCGGAGCCCGGAACCGATGACGAACTTCTGGCGCCGCCCAGCTCCGTCGTACCGCTGCCCGATGACATCACCGATGACGGCGAGCCCGATCCGGCCGCAGCCAAGAGGGGCACGGTCAAGAACGGCAAAGGCAAGGGCGGCGGCAAGGCCGATCCGACGGCCGAACTCGCCGGCCATGTCGGCGGCTGCCGCTGCGGATCGTGCCTGCGCACAGCGCGTCTGGCCGCCGATCGGCCAACCGAGGCGGTGGACGATGTCCAGGACTATCTCGACGAAGTCATGGAAGGGTGGCAGCCGCTGCTCGCACCGATGATCGAGAAGCTGTTGGCAACGGCCGATAGTGCCGCGTCGTTCGACGATCTGCTCGATACGCTCCACGGGCTCGAGCTGGACGGCCGGCCGCTTGCCGAGAAGCTCGCCATCGCGACCTCGATCGCGCGCGGGCTCGGCGACATCAAGGATTGA